One Anthonomus grandis grandis chromosome 14, icAntGran1.3, whole genome shotgun sequence DNA window includes the following coding sequences:
- the LOC126744763 gene encoding uncharacterized protein LOC126744763, giving the protein MCSSTGFLEKDGRGKRAPPNKLSDNGETFIRQHILTFPSVESHYCRASSTKKYLEPSLNLSIMHRMYKETCITKNFKPVSFEKYRQIFQEYNLGFFKPKKDQCRRCLAQNSLTEQDKSLQKDEFKRHLDRKTAARQARDQDKLIARGDAQVLAFNFDLQSVLCRPKGPTGQIFYLRKLAVYNLTMYNLANQKVNCYLWDETQGKRGANEIASCVYDFIMSHTKITTVRMMSDGCGGQ; this is encoded by the exons ATGTGTTCTTCTACTGGTTTTCTGGAAAAAGATGGGCGCGGGAAACGCGCACCACCTAATAAATTATCCGACAATGGTGAAACGTTCATAAGACAACACATTCTTACGTTCCCGTCAGTAGAGTCGCATTATTGCCGCGCTTCTAGTACCAAAAAGTACCTAGAGCCATCTTTAAATTTATCGATAATGCATAGAATGTATAAGGAAACTTGCattacaaagaattttaaaccggttagttttgaaaaataccgacaaatatttcaagaatacaatttgggttttttcaaaCCCAAGAAGGACCAGTGTAGAAGATGTTTGGCACAAAATTCTTTAACCGAACAGGATAAAAGCTTACAGAAAGATGAGTTTAAAAGACATCTGGATCGAAAAACTGCCGCAAGACAAGCTCGTGACCAAGACAAACTCATTGCAAGAGGAGATGCTCAAGTTTTAGCTTTTAATTTTGACCTCCAGTCTGTTCTGTGTAGACCCAAGGGACCCACCGGTCAAATATTCTATTTGCGAAAACTAGCAGTGTACAATCTTACAATGTACAATTTGGCTAATCAAAAAGTCAACTGCTATCTCTGGGATGAAACGCAGGGTAAACGAGGGGCAAATGAAATAGCCTCTTGTGTTTATGATTTTATCATGTCGCACACTAAAATCACCACCGTTCGTATGATGTCAGATGGATGTGGCGGACA GTAA